In a single window of the Cuculus canorus isolate bCucCan1 chromosome 25, bCucCan1.pri, whole genome shotgun sequence genome:
- the KLHL10 gene encoding kelch-like protein 10 isoform X1, with amino-acid sequence MERKMSAMACTVFNELRLEGKLCDVVIIVDDVKFNAHKNILCSCSHYFWALFTGSWNNPGKRAYKIPGTSPEMMRLIIEYAYTRTVPVTEDNVESLLIAADQFNVMGIIRLCCEFLKSQLCLENCIGICKLTDYYHCPDLREAAYAFILYHFKDMYQVSTEFLELPVDKLIHIIEKDELNVKEENAVFEAILKWIAHDPEDRKQHIAVLLSQVRLALLQIDYFMNNVKAHDYVKNNEDCRVLIIDTLTEIYHLNSHGPSDSNFSNQLSRPRLPDAISFAVGGWSGGSPTNAIETYDSRADKWINVTCDKESPLAYHGTAYLKGFIYVIGGFDSLDYFNHVKRFNPFQKTWQQLAPMHSRRCYVSVAVLNDFIYAMGGFDGYTRLNTAERYEPETNQWTLIAPMHEQRSDSSATTLKEKVYICGGFNGEECLITAEVYDPATNQWTLIAPMRSRRSGLGVIAYGNEVYAVGGFDGIGRLHSAEAYNPVGDTWHSISAMLNPRSNFGIEVVDGYLFAVGGFNGISTTSNVECYDENTNEWYYVQDMSICRSALSCCVVPGLPNVRDYAAKRDGHMDDFSNEVRFNSSTSSLPTYAISTI; translated from the exons ATGGAGAGGAAGATGAGCGCTATGGCTTGCACCGTCTTCAATGAGCTTCGCCTGGAAGGGAAGCTCTGCGACGTGGTTATCATCGTGGATGATGTTAAATTCAATGCTCACAAGAACATCCTCTGTAGCTGCAGTCACTATTTCTG gGCTCTGTTTACTGGCAGCTGGAACAATCCCGGGAAGAGAGCGTATAAAATCCCCGGCACTTCACCTGAAATGATGAGGCTCATTATCGAGTATGCCTACACCAGGACAGTACCGGTCACAGAAGACAACGTTGAAAGTTTGCTAATTGCAGCAGACCAGTTCAACGTCATGGGCATCATCCGACTGTGCTGCGAGTTCCTAAAGTCCCAGCTATGCTTGGAAAATTGCATTGGCATCTGCAAGCTCACGGATTATTACCACTGCCCCGACCTGCGAGAAGCAGCTTACGCCTTCATCCTCTACCACTTCAAGGATATGTACCAGGTGTCTACAGAGTTCCTAGAGCTCCCCGTCGACAAGTTAATACACATCATTGAGAAAGATGAGCTCaatgtgaaagaagaaaatgccgTGTTTGAGGCTATACTGAAGTGGATCGCTCACGATCCAGAGGATAGGAAACAGCACATCGCAGTCCTGCTGAGCCAG GTCCGATTGGCGCTGCTGCAAATAGATTACTTCATGAACAACGTCAAAGCGCACGATTATGTGAAGAACAACGAAGATTGCAGAGTTCTCATCATAGACACGCTGACAGAGATTTACCACCTCAACTCGCACGGCCCCTCTGATTCCAATTTCAGCAACCAGCTCAGTCGGCCTCGCCTGCCCGATGCTATCTCGTTCGCTGTCGGAGGCTGGAGCGGGGGTAGCCCAACCAACGCCATTGAGACATACGATAGTCGTGCAGACAAGTGGATCAATGTCACGTGTGATAAAGAAAGCCCCCTTGCCTATCACGGCACCGCGTATTTAAAAGGCTTTATCTACGTTATCGGAGGATTCGACAGCCTGGATTATTTCAACCACGTTAAGCGATTTAACCCATTTCAGAAGACATGGCAGCAGCTTGCGCCCATGCACTCGCGGCGCTGCTACGTCAGCGTGGCTGTTCTCAACGACTTCATCTACGCCATGGGAGGGTTTGATGGATACACGCGCCTCAACACAGCGGAACGCTACGAGCCAGAGACGAACCAATGGACACTGATTGCTCCCATGCACGAGCAGAGAAGCGATAGTAGTGCGACCACgctgaaagaaaag GTGTACATATGTGGTGGGTTCAACGGAGAGGAATGCTTGATAACAGCTGAAGTTTACGATCCCGCTACAAATCAATGGACCCTTATAGCCCCcatgagaagcagaagaagcGGATTAGGCGTGATCGCATATGGAAATGAAGTCTATGCG GTTGGAGGATTTGACGGAATTGGCCGGCTGCACAGCGCGGAAGCTTACAACCCCGTTGGTGACACGTGGCATTCGATCTCTGCCATGCTAAATCCTCGCAGCAACTTTGGCATTGAAGTGGTGGATGGTTATTTGTTTGCCGTTGGTGGCTTTAACGGCATATCCACAACTTCCAATGTTGAGTGCTATGACGAGAACACTAACGAGTGGTACTACGTCCAAGACATGAGCATATGCCGCAGCGCGCTGAGCTGCTGCGTGGTGCCAGGCCTTCCAAACGTCAGGGACTACGCTGCCAAACGCGATGGCCACATGGACGACTTTTCAAATGAAGTCAGATTCAATTCTTCAACCAGCAGCCTGCCTACGTACGCTATCAGCACCATTTAA
- the KLHL10 gene encoding kelch-like protein 10 isoform X2: MLRALFTGSWNNPGKRAYKIPGTSPEMMRLIIEYAYTRTVPVTEDNVESLLIAADQFNVMGIIRLCCEFLKSQLCLENCIGICKLTDYYHCPDLREAAYAFILYHFKDMYQVSTEFLELPVDKLIHIIEKDELNVKEENAVFEAILKWIAHDPEDRKQHIAVLLSQVRLALLQIDYFMNNVKAHDYVKNNEDCRVLIIDTLTEIYHLNSHGPSDSNFSNQLSRPRLPDAISFAVGGWSGGSPTNAIETYDSRADKWINVTCDKESPLAYHGTAYLKGFIYVIGGFDSLDYFNHVKRFNPFQKTWQQLAPMHSRRCYVSVAVLNDFIYAMGGFDGYTRLNTAERYEPETNQWTLIAPMHEQRSDSSATTLKEKVYICGGFNGEECLITAEVYDPATNQWTLIAPMRSRRSGLGVIAYGNEVYAVGGFDGIGRLHSAEAYNPVGDTWHSISAMLNPRSNFGIEVVDGYLFAVGGFNGISTTSNVECYDENTNEWYYVQDMSICRSALSCCVVPGLPNVRDYAAKRDGHMDDFSNEVRFNSSTSSLPTYAISTI, encoded by the exons ATGCTGCG gGCTCTGTTTACTGGCAGCTGGAACAATCCCGGGAAGAGAGCGTATAAAATCCCCGGCACTTCACCTGAAATGATGAGGCTCATTATCGAGTATGCCTACACCAGGACAGTACCGGTCACAGAAGACAACGTTGAAAGTTTGCTAATTGCAGCAGACCAGTTCAACGTCATGGGCATCATCCGACTGTGCTGCGAGTTCCTAAAGTCCCAGCTATGCTTGGAAAATTGCATTGGCATCTGCAAGCTCACGGATTATTACCACTGCCCCGACCTGCGAGAAGCAGCTTACGCCTTCATCCTCTACCACTTCAAGGATATGTACCAGGTGTCTACAGAGTTCCTAGAGCTCCCCGTCGACAAGTTAATACACATCATTGAGAAAGATGAGCTCaatgtgaaagaagaaaatgccgTGTTTGAGGCTATACTGAAGTGGATCGCTCACGATCCAGAGGATAGGAAACAGCACATCGCAGTCCTGCTGAGCCAG GTCCGATTGGCGCTGCTGCAAATAGATTACTTCATGAACAACGTCAAAGCGCACGATTATGTGAAGAACAACGAAGATTGCAGAGTTCTCATCATAGACACGCTGACAGAGATTTACCACCTCAACTCGCACGGCCCCTCTGATTCCAATTTCAGCAACCAGCTCAGTCGGCCTCGCCTGCCCGATGCTATCTCGTTCGCTGTCGGAGGCTGGAGCGGGGGTAGCCCAACCAACGCCATTGAGACATACGATAGTCGTGCAGACAAGTGGATCAATGTCACGTGTGATAAAGAAAGCCCCCTTGCCTATCACGGCACCGCGTATTTAAAAGGCTTTATCTACGTTATCGGAGGATTCGACAGCCTGGATTATTTCAACCACGTTAAGCGATTTAACCCATTTCAGAAGACATGGCAGCAGCTTGCGCCCATGCACTCGCGGCGCTGCTACGTCAGCGTGGCTGTTCTCAACGACTTCATCTACGCCATGGGAGGGTTTGATGGATACACGCGCCTCAACACAGCGGAACGCTACGAGCCAGAGACGAACCAATGGACACTGATTGCTCCCATGCACGAGCAGAGAAGCGATAGTAGTGCGACCACgctgaaagaaaag GTGTACATATGTGGTGGGTTCAACGGAGAGGAATGCTTGATAACAGCTGAAGTTTACGATCCCGCTACAAATCAATGGACCCTTATAGCCCCcatgagaagcagaagaagcGGATTAGGCGTGATCGCATATGGAAATGAAGTCTATGCG GTTGGAGGATTTGACGGAATTGGCCGGCTGCACAGCGCGGAAGCTTACAACCCCGTTGGTGACACGTGGCATTCGATCTCTGCCATGCTAAATCCTCGCAGCAACTTTGGCATTGAAGTGGTGGATGGTTATTTGTTTGCCGTTGGTGGCTTTAACGGCATATCCACAACTTCCAATGTTGAGTGCTATGACGAGAACACTAACGAGTGGTACTACGTCCAAGACATGAGCATATGCCGCAGCGCGCTGAGCTGCTGCGTGGTGCCAGGCCTTCCAAACGTCAGGGACTACGCTGCCAAACGCGATGGCCACATGGACGACTTTTCAAATGAAGTCAGATTCAATTCTTCAACCAGCAGCCTGCCTACGTACGCTATCAGCACCATTTAA
- the KLHL11 gene encoding kelch-like protein 11, with protein MADKMAAAAASPQPQPVSVPPPPEAENGSRGTDGEAEAEEFGCPAHCTDLAWRQNEQRRHGLYCDITLAFGGGRHGATREVRAHRSVLAAATEYFTPLLSGGFAESLSGRVELQKWSSEGGPDPDTVEAVVGFMYTGTIRVSNGNVHEVLEMADRFLLTRLKEFCGKFLKKKLNLSNCVAVHSLAHMYSLNQLALKAQDMIRRNFHKVIQDEEFYTLPFHLIRDWLSDSEITVDSEEILFETVLKWVQKNPEERERYFEDLFKLLRLSQMKPTYLTRNVKSERLVASNEACVKLVSEAVESHALRSENLQSGNLQHSTCPVGLLPRFGQNMDVIMVIGGVSEGGDYLSECVGYFIDEDRWVNLPHIHNHLDGHAVAVTESYVYVAGSMEPGFAKTVERYNPNRNIWEQVSNLITRKHSFGLTEVKGNLYSIGGHGNFSPGFKDVAIYNPEQDKWLNLESAPKILRDVKAVSVEDRFVYVAARTPVDSDSEDGLRAVIIRYDAETRQWQDVESLPLIDNYCSFQMSVANTNFYHTASCCPKSYPIDNEEAKIKISGRASDEILESLPPEVLSIEGAAICYYKDDVFIIGGWKNSDDIDKQYRKEAYRYCAERKRWMLLPPMPQPRCRATACHVRIPFRCLQGTQRYPMPQNLMWQKDRIRQMQERQMQEIHRHSLSLRRMPRSQIEC; from the exons ATGGCGGACAAGATGGCGGCGGCTGCCGCTTCCCCTCAGCCGCAGCCGGTATCGGTCCCGCCGCCCCCCGAGGCGGAGAACGGCTCCCGGGGGACCGACGGGGAGGCGGAGGCGGAGGAGTTCGGTTGCCCCGCTCACTGCACGGACCTGGCTTGGCGTCAGAACGAACAGCGTCGCCACGGGCTGTACTGCGACATCACCCTGGCGTTCGGCGGGGGGCGGCACGGGGCCACCCGCGAGGTGCGCGCCCACCGCTCCGTCCTGGCGGCCGCCACCGAGTATTTCACCCCCCTGCTTTCAGGGGGGTTCGCAGAATCGCTGTCGGGACGCGTGGAGCTGCAGAAATGGAGCTCGGAGGGAGGGCCCGACCCGGACACTGTGGAGGCCGTGGTGGGGTTCATGTACACGGGCACCATCCGCGTGAGCAACGGGAACGTGCACGAGGTGCTGGAGATGGCGGACAG GTTCCTGCTGACCCGGCTCAAAGAGTTCTGTGGGAAGTTCCTGAAGAAGAAACTCAACCTCTCCAACTGCGTAGCCGTTCACAGCTTAGCCCACATGTATTCCCTGAACCAGCTGGCCCTCAAAGCTCAGGATATGATCAGGAGGAACTTCCACAAGGTTATCCAAGATGAGGAGTTCTACACATTGCCCTTTCACCTCATCCGAGACTGGCTCTCGGACTCAGAGATCACAGTAGACTCGGAAGAAATCCTCTTTGAGACCGTTTTGAAGTGGGTTCAGAAGAATcctgaggagagagaaaggtaCTTTGAAGATCTCTTTAAACTGCTTAGATTGTCTCAGATGAAACCTACTTACCTTACTCGCAATGTCAAATCCGAAAGGCTGGTTGCGAGCAACGAAGCGTGTGTTAAATTAGTGTCTGAAGCCGTGGAGAGTCACGCCTTGCGCTCTGAGAACTTGCAGTCTGGTAATCTACAACATTCCACCTGTCCAGTAGGGTTGTTGCCGCGTTTTGGACAGAATATGGATGTGATTATGGTGATCGGTGGTGTGTCAGAGGGAGGAGACTACCTGAGTGAGTGCGTTGGGTATTTCATTGACGAGGATAGGTGGGTGAACTTGCCGCACATCCACAATCACCTCGACGGGCACGCAGTTGCTGTGACAGAGTCTTACGTGTATGTGGCTGGTTCCATGGAGCCGGGGTTTGCCAAGACTGTAGAAAGGTACaatccaaacagaaatatttgggaGCAAGTCTCCAATCTAATAACCAGAAAGCATTCTTTTGGCCTTACTGAAGTGAAAGGGAACCTGTACAGTATTGGTGGGCATGGCAATTTCAGTCCTGGCTTTAAAGATGTGGCCATTTATAATCCTGAACAAGACAAATGGCTTAACCTGGAGTCGGCACCAAAGATTCTTCGGGATGTCAAAGCTGTTTCTGTAGAAGATCGGTTTGTTTATGTTGCTGCACGTACCCCAGTTGACAGCGATAGCGAAGATGGACTGAGGGCGGTTATTATCAGATATGATGCTGAAACCAGGCAATGGCAAGACGTGGAGTCACTGCCCCTCATTGATAATTACTGCTCGTTTCAGATGTCAGTTGCTAACACAAACTTTTACCATACGGCATCGTGCTGCCCCAAGAGTTACCCGATAGATAACGAGGAGGCCAAGATAAAGATCTCTGGCAGGGCCTCGGATGAAATACTTGAGAGCTTACCCCCAGAGGTGCTTAGCATTGAAGGAGCAGCTATTTGTTATTATAAAGATGATGTTTTCATCATTGGGGGGTGGAAAAACAGCGATGATATTGACAAGCAATACAGGAAAGAGGCCTATCGTTACTGCGCCGAGAGAAAGCGCTGGATGCTTTTGCCTCCTATGCCTCAGCCTCGCTGCAGAGCAACGGCCTGCCACGTGAGAATTCCCTTCCGATGCTTGCAGGGAACACAAAGATACCCTATGCCACAAAATTTGATGTGGCAAAAAGATAGAATAAGGCAAATGCAGGAAAGGCAGATGCAGGAAATACACCGACACTCCCTGAGCTTACGGCGAATGCCACGCTCACAGATCGAGTGTTAG